Sequence from the Equus quagga isolate Etosha38 chromosome 15, UCLA_HA_Equagga_1.0, whole genome shotgun sequence genome:
GAATGCCcagttctcttctttctcctctaatCTCAGTGCCCCTAACACACTAAACAGCCGATTCGCTTTTTCAAATGTGGGGAAATAACGATTTGTTGTGCTCTCTTTGATCTGGGTAATCTTGGCACCTTTCTCATGAGGTGTGATTATGGGCAAAAAGATGAACATTTCATTCAAATCTGCCATACCTTCTATGTACATATCAAtcctgaaagataaaaatgaccaaaTTGTCAAAGGTCTCTTGCCTTACGTTTTATagttgaaaaatggaaaagaatggagCATCAGGAGGTGGCAAAGGAATTCACCTCCATTGGGAGCATTTTTATAGTCCAGTCATTCACCTATGAGTTCTCCCTgattttcacatttcattctAGAACAAGCTTTTCAGGTagatatatgttaaaatttttgttataCACATGACCAAACATAAGGACTGAGAGCATGGGTGACCTGCCCCGAGTCACAGGCATGAGAGACATTGGTGGAACCACTGCAAGTGACCTCTGAGATTCTAGCTAGGGTTTGTCAGCTCTGCTGGGTTTGCTCTGTGCACAAACTCAGTGTGATTCACATGACCAAAGACCTGCCACCTAAGTCACCTCCACAGGGAGTCCCCGGTCCAGCCGTCTCAGCCATGTCCCTCTGCCTCTCACCCTGTTACAGcacccagacccactgaatgCCCAATGTCAGCATCTTTCAATGATTTTCCATAGAACATGGTTCCACAGCCCTCTCCATGTACTCTTGTCCAACACTGACCATATGTGCATTTCTCGAGGCCAAACCTAAAGTATCCCCTGAAATTGGGTAATTCTTTATATACTTCCCACCAGTGCATATGCTAGGTTTCTTGTGTGTGTTCCAGACCGGGCTTCCtataacagttttttaaaaataaaagttttcttgaCCTATAATTCTGCTATCACAATGTCAtctttttcaagtgtacaattttGTGATCTTTTAGTAAATTCAGAGTTTTGTACCATCACCAtgatctaataaaatattttcatccttcAAAATGAAGTGCTGTGTGCATCAGCATTCATTCTACAttcttccatccttccctctggccccaggcaaccactcaactactttctgtttctatggatagGAATGTTCCAGACATTTTCTAATACGGAATTATACAATAAGTGCCATTCGTGTCTGCTTTCTTTATGTAACCTAATGTTGGCAAAGTTCATCCGTGTTGCAGCCTGCATCAGAGCTTCATTCCTTCCCATGGACAGATAACATTCCACTGCATGGCTGTACCACACTCGGCTCATCCAGTCATCACCTGGGGGAACTTTatactgtttccattttttgaagaCTATAAACAACACTTACAAACAATTGCGTACAAGTTTTAGTGTTGATATAATTTCAGTTCTCTTGCGTACACACATCATTGTGGAAtcgctgagtcatatggtaacccTATGTTTAACCTTTGAATAACTGCCCCAGTTCCTTACCcggttttaattttaatcatgtgGCACCATCACAACAGAGAAGAGTCCCCTCGTTATGGTCTTATTGAAATAATCTGCTGCTTCAATCTTGTATCAAAGTGCTCGATGCAACCCTGGCATCTTGGGCTCATCATCTGCTAAGCCTTGTCATATGGCCCGTCCATATCCCTGGGTGAAAGTTAGGTTCCTGGTCATCATTCTGGTAAATTCTGGAAGATGAGCATCAGCTTCTTTGGGTCCTTCATTCCCCAGCCTTATCCTCTAGATCCTCAGACACTTTGTCCTCATCTCTGGCTGTGGGCTGGTGTCCAGCTACTAAAGGTCTGAGCTCCTGGAGTCATGACTCCACCATCCTCCTGCCTTCTAAGAATTCATCAGGGTTTGCAGACCTCTGTCACCCTGCCCTCTCTGTGGGCCGCATCCTCTTCTATAATCCCACTGGCTTGAGTCCACTGCAGGTTTCCTGTCCCTCATCCTCCGAGGTCTCTGCTGGGCTGCACCTCAGTCGACACCACCGAGGCTACACTGCTGGTGGCCATGATGCCCCTGACGTGGACTTGGTCCTTCAAGGAAGGCcctaaattattcttattaattgttgatgaaagagcaggaaaaatacCGCACAGGGCTCTCTCCTTGGTGTCTCTCCCAGAGAGGTTGTGTTTGGCGGCGATGTAGTTGAGGATGGGTCTGCTCTGCACCAGCTTCATCCCATCAATTTCCACCATTGGCACCTGCTGGAACATCAAACTCCCATCTTtcgaaggaagaaaagaaaaagtagagagcAATGTTTTGAGATTCACACTTTCAGGATGAAAAACTGTTTGTTGAAATGACTGAAtagacaaaaggaaacaaaaaattattacctgggaatatttgaaggaaatggCTTTTGTTTTTAGCTCCCTGTAATCCTTTTTCTTACCAAtctctcatttactttttaacctattatttcatttatcttttatttccctttgagACACATgatattctgtgtattttttgtgCTCGATTCCTCTCCATGGATATTTGAGGAAGAAGTTGGGAGAGGCTGCTACAGGACCACCAGCCGTTTGCCATTTCAGTTGGGACGTTCCGAGAACAAGTCTATGGGGGACCCAGCAATAGGCCAGGACTTAGTGAGATTTCTAGGGAGGGCGTTTCGTAAGCTCTTCAAATCTCACCAATGGATACTGTGTGCTGGGGAACCCTGTTTTCCCAGCCACTGCTGCCGGCCCtcagtctttctctccctcctcacagGCTCACCTGGCATTCCAAATATGCCAGCACCCTCTTGTTATCTTAATCTATACAGTGTTGGGACATCACCTTGTCAAACCATCAGAAAGAAGAATTCCAGGCAACTGCTGGgcctgtttctcctctttcactctaTTGCACATGCTTCACGTCCTTGCTGGGAGGCTGTGGGATCCTGGGCTGGTACAACTCAGTCGTGGTgcagaagagcaggagaaagcaaagagaggGGTCCACAGGCACTGGGGATGGTCCTAGAGCAAATACTCAGAGAGCTTTAGCCCTTCCTGGCCCTGAGGGAGTTACCAAAGCAGCTCACAAAACCCCACTGTGCACATCTGAGCCACTCCTAACCCTCTGCTTATCTCCCGGTTCCCAGCACACACAGGCAATGCCTGGGGTTAAAACCTCAAGTTCTAGCTTCTCCAGATCCTCTCATCAGAGGAATTTACATACTCGGTCTTACCATTTCTTGGCTTTTCAAAGTCTTCTAAAGTTTCCATAAATTTCTCTTCAAACTGGAAAGCAGAAACAGTAAATGAGCTTTGTTCTTTCATTCCATAGCATTATAGAAGTTTACACTTTAATGACCCCTGTCTGGACATAATAAGCAAAAGGAAGATTTCTGACCTGGCAGGGCATACAGAAGAGTGTGATCAGGGCAACTGGAAAGTTAGGTAAGAGCCATTGAGGAAAGAGCGTGGGGGACAGCAGGTAACAGCTCATTCTTGAGGTTTCAATTCACCTCCACCCTGTTTCCACCTCTGTGGATGATCCTGGTCATTGGGGAGGGGGATGTCACAGAGGGAAGGGACTGGGAAGTGCCTCTAGTTATGCGGTTTTAATATCTCAGGTAACTCGTTTGTCTTACGTCACTCAAATTCTCACCTTCAGGAGCAGAGCCCTGGAAATTGCACCAAACACTCTGCAGTCTGCACTGGGTGAAATCTGGCCATCTTGGAGGTCTAACAAGTGAGAGTCTGTGGAAAGGATGTGTGAGTGGGTGTCCGGGGAGGGGGACAGAttagagaaataatatttattgaaaatctccTCCTAACGATCCTGACTGAGTGCTGACCCCTTTGGCTGCATTATATCTTTAATCACCTAGCAGCCCCATGCAATAGTTGTCATCATCTCCATTGGTCAGCTAATGGAACCGATGTTCAGTGGTTAAACGACACGCCCACAGTCACACTCAGGTAGTGATGGACGTGGAAATCCAGCCCAGGACTaaagggagggcagggctgga
This genomic interval carries:
- the LOC124226474 gene encoding glutathione S-transferase A3-like encodes the protein MAAKPVLHYFSGRGRMEPIRWLLAAAGVEFEEKFMETLEDFEKPRNDGSLMFQQVPMVEIDGMKLVQSRPILNYIAAKHNLSGRDTKERALIDMYIEGMADLNEMFIFLPIITPHEKGAKITQIKESTTNRYFPTFEKANRLFSVLGALRLEEKEENWAFLG